The Vibrio sp. 10N DNA window TGTGACTAGCTCTGAAAATTCGTCCTACCAAAGCCGCAAAGTCTCCAATCAAGCAGAGAAAGAGCGGATTGCTGCGCAGCTCGTCAAACACATACCGAATGGTGCCACGCTGTTTATCGATATTGGTACCACGCCAGAAGCCATTGCCAAAGCGCTATTGGTTGAACACAGTGACTTGCGTATCGTGACCAACAACATCAATGTCGCATCGATGTTGATGCACAAAGAAAGCTTCCGAGTCATTTTAGCGGGTGGTGAAGTTCGTGGCCGTGATGGCGGTGTCACGGGAGAATCGACCATTGATTTTGTTGCTCAGTTCAGACTTGATTTCGGTATTTTGGGCATCAGTGGGATTGACTACGATGGTTCACTATTGGATTTCGATTATCATGAAGTTCGAGTAAAACGCGCAATTATTGAAAACAGCCGGAGCGTTTTGTTGGGAGTCGACCACAGTAAGTTTGGCCGCAATGCGATGGTGAAACTGGG harbors:
- a CDS encoding DeoR/GlpR family transcriptional regulator, with the protein product MKAIKRHQEIIELVTTHGYVSTEDLVEKFHVSPQTIRRDLNELADANKIKRNHGGATIVTSSENSSYQSRKVSNQAEKERIAAQLVKHIPNGATLFIDIGTTPEAIAKALLVEHSDLRIVTNNINVASMLMHKESFRVILAGGEVRGRDGGVTGESTIDFVAQFRLDFGILGISGIDYDGSLLDFDYHEVRVKRAIIENSRSVLLGVDHSKFGRNAMVKLGGIEEVDLVISDMKPPKEICNVLKDNEINVEIA